The following DNA comes from Atribacterota bacterium.
GTATGTTTGAGGGAAAGGCGCATTTTTGAAAGCGATGAAGAGGAGGGAACTGGCATGAGAAAAGCATGGTTTTTGGTTTTGACGATGGTCTTTGTGGTTTGGGCAACTTCTGGGGTGATGGCGCAGGAAGCCAAACCTGGGGAAGGGATGTATTTCCGCCTGGTCACCCACGGAGGTGACGACCCCTTTTGGGCGGTAGTGCAAAAAGGAGCTAATGATGCAGCCAAAGAACTGGGATGCAGAGTGGATATCGACCTCTGCGGAGGGGATCTGGCGTTGCAGCAGAAGCGTTTCCAGGAAGCAGTAGCCTTAAAACCCCAGGGTATTGCTCTGGTGATTAACGATGACACCGCCTGGGATAAACCGGTGGAGGATGCCCTGGCGGCAGGAATTCCGGTGATTGGGATGAATAACGATGACTCCCAGGGAGCGGCCGGGAATGCGCGCCTTTGTTACATCGGTCAGAGCGAGAAGGCGGCAGCCTACCGTCTGGGCCGGAGGCTCTTTGATATCGCCAAGGAAAAAGGAATCGACCTTTCTAAAGCGCATGTGGCCATGGCGGCCGAAGTTCCGGGTGCGAACTACGCCAAGATTCGTTCAAGCGGTGTGCTTGAGGCCATGGGTGAGTACGGTATCACTTCCTACGAAATCATCGATGCCGGGGGTCTGGAAATGACCACCGTTGAGGCTCGGGA
Coding sequences within:
- a CDS encoding substrate-binding domain-containing protein, coding for MRKAWFLVLTMVFVVWATSGVMAQEAKPGEGMYFRLVTHGGDDPFWAVVQKGANDAAKELGCRVDIDLCGGDLALQQKRFQEAVALKPQGIALVINDDTAWDKPVEDALAAGIPVIGMNNDDSQGAAGNARLCYIGQSEKAAAYRLGRRLFDIAKEKGIDLSKAHVAMAAEVPGANYAKIRSSGVLEAMGEYGITSYEIIDAGGLEMTTVEARETSYLLAHPETTFLIGLGGICTDRLTASLKAAGKNPGEIIAGGFDTTADTLNGIKEGYVMATIDQQQYLQGYFAVYVLYLYNKYGFTPNIDTGGYLVDSPDKISLLEKLSPLHIR